In Candidatus Neomarinimicrobiota bacterium, a genomic segment contains:
- a CDS encoding spore maturation protein → MFEAILNVISVLAIPLIIVLIPLYGYRKGLKVYEVFTVGAKEGFDVALRIIPYLVAIFTAISIFRTSGAMQVLSWIMSPLTHLIGMPGDVLPLAFMRPLSGSGALGILSELVKTHGPDSTIGRMASIMMGSTETTFYVLAVYFGSVSVTNSRHAVPAALTADLAGIISSVVLTNIIFG, encoded by the coding sequence ATGTTTGAAGCAATCTTAAATGTTATATCGGTACTGGCCATTCCGCTTATTATTGTTTTGATTCCCTTATACGGGTATCGGAAAGGGTTGAAAGTGTACGAAGTATTTACCGTCGGTGCCAAAGAAGGATTTGATGTGGCTTTGCGGATTATCCCTTATCTCGTAGCCATTTTTACTGCTATCAGCATTTTCCGGACTTCCGGTGCCATGCAGGTTCTCTCCTGGATTATGAGTCCCCTGACCCATTTAATCGGTATGCCCGGAGATGTATTACCACTGGCATTTATGCGGCCACTCTCCGGCAGTGGTGCGTTGGGTATCTTATCCGAGTTGGTGAAAACCCACGGCCCTGATTCAACGATTGGACGAATGGCTTCCATTATGATGGGCTCGACTGAAACGACATTTTACGTGCTTGCGGTCTATTTCGGTTCCGTGTCTGTTACCAATTCACGTCACGCCGTCCCCGCTGCCCTCACGGCCGATCTGGCAGGTATTATATCAAGTGTTGTGTTGACGAATATTATTTTTGGATAA
- a CDS encoding nucleoside recognition protein encodes MINVIWLAMIVIGVTIASVDCLIDFANGSIIWNPTMEPLANLTSGVFDSVKFAVTLAIGLVGIMSLWLGLMKIAEKSGLIKIIARVVKPVMIRLFPEVPPDHPAMGAIVMAIAASVLGLGNSATPLGLKAMQELQTLNKIKDTASNAMCMLMAMSTSSVTLIPATIIGIRAAANSNNASEIIAPVILATGISTTVAIIMTKILEKLPRYRYPDTGAEQQLSDNQNQTLQENV; translated from the coding sequence TTGATTAATGTCATTTGGCTGGCCATGATAGTTATAGGTGTAACGATCGCATCAGTAGATTGTTTAATAGATTTTGCCAACGGGTCGATTATATGGAATCCGACGATGGAACCCCTTGCCAATTTGACCTCCGGTGTTTTTGATTCCGTAAAATTTGCAGTCACTCTCGCTATCGGTCTGGTAGGGATCATGTCCTTATGGCTTGGATTGATGAAAATTGCGGAAAAATCCGGTTTAATAAAAATTATTGCCAGGGTTGTCAAACCAGTGATGATTCGTCTGTTTCCGGAAGTTCCTCCGGATCATCCGGCTATGGGTGCCATTGTTATGGCTATTGCAGCCAGTGTTCTCGGTCTTGGCAATTCAGCCACACCGTTAGGGCTTAAGGCTATGCAGGAATTGCAGACGCTGAATAAGATTAAAGACACGGCTTCCAATGCCATGTGTATGCTGATGGCCATGAGTACATCGAGTGTCACCCTGATTCCGGCAACTATCATCGGCATACGGGCAGCAGCTAATTCCAACAATGCTTCGGAAATTATTGCGCCGGTGATTCTGGCGACAGGTATTTCCACGACAGTAGCCATTATTATGACCAAAATACTGGAAAAACTTCCACGTTACCGCTATCCGGATACAGGGGCAGAGCAACAACTTTCTGACAATCAAAATCAAACTTTACAGGAAAATGTATAA
- a CDS encoding dihydroorotate dehydrogenase electron transfer subunit: MSDQMKTYPVLNIISHSPVMKSFYFKQPEPDIQSGRFFNVWLPGVDEKPFSVSDVFQGIMEITVKAVGPFTRKLMNVRRGDLLGLRGPFGKGFSHHQHALLIGGGMGIVPLRYLARQLRTLGFHFEVLLGGRCAQDIPFQNDFSEWAPTTFVTDDGSLGYKGLVTDYMQDKILESRLSFIYSSGPEAMLVKVMDLATQAGLDYEISFERYMKCGIGICGQCVVDGSGIRLCKEGPVLTRLEAEKVNEWGMPHRDATGRRTSH; the protein is encoded by the coding sequence ATGAGTGATCAGATGAAAACATATCCGGTGCTGAATATCATAAGTCACTCCCCTGTCATGAAGAGTTTTTACTTCAAACAACCGGAGCCGGATATTCAATCCGGCCGTTTTTTCAACGTATGGCTTCCCGGTGTGGACGAGAAGCCTTTTTCTGTTTCCGATGTCTTTCAGGGGATTATGGAGATAACCGTTAAGGCGGTAGGGCCTTTTACCCGGAAATTGATGAATGTCCGCCGCGGTGATTTGCTGGGTCTTCGGGGACCTTTTGGTAAAGGATTTAGTCATCATCAACACGCCCTGCTGATTGGCGGCGGGATGGGAATTGTTCCTCTGCGTTATCTGGCACGGCAGCTCCGTACACTGGGCTTTCATTTTGAAGTACTTTTGGGGGGGCGGTGTGCACAGGATATCCCTTTTCAAAACGATTTTTCCGAGTGGGCTCCCACAACCTTTGTGACCGATGACGGATCACTGGGATATAAAGGACTGGTAACAGATTACATGCAGGATAAAATTCTGGAAAGCCGCTTGTCTTTTATTTATTCTTCAGGACCTGAAGCCATGCTTGTGAAAGTGATGGACCTTGCGACACAGGCCGGACTTGATTACGAAATCAGTTTTGAACGGTATATGAAATGCGGGATCGGTATTTGTGGTCAGTGTGTTGTGGATGGATCCGGAATCCGGTTATGTAAGGAAGGACCCGTATTAACACGGCTGGAAGCAGAGAAAGTAAATGAATGGGGCATGCCCCACCGGGATGCCACGGGCCGGAGAACCTCCCACTGA
- a CDS encoding dihydroorotate dehydrogenase: protein MDIQLKTTFLGKEYASPLVLASGVLGLTADSMRRVLDAGAGAVTTKSFGLVPRKGHPCPAVLPYDSGLLNAVGLSNPGVDEMVKEIRKLRDHSGTSGIFASVFGRTHEEFGEVTRQAVESEPDLIEVNVSCPNVSSEFGSPFAASERDVEKITRIVKKAAGKIPVSIKLTIHCPSLIKMARICEENGADAITAINTVGPGMLIDTGVMKPVLANKVGGVSGPAIFPLALKAVYEICGNTALPVIGTGGVRTADQAVQMIMAGASMVSIGSAVYYGDIEIFSRINRGIYTWIEERNIKDLKSIRGVVHE, encoded by the coding sequence ATGGATATACAACTGAAAACAACTTTTCTCGGTAAAGAATACGCTTCTCCTCTTGTTCTGGCCTCCGGTGTTTTAGGACTCACAGCCGATTCCATGAGGCGTGTTCTGGATGCGGGTGCCGGAGCCGTTACGACGAAATCCTTCGGACTGGTACCCCGGAAAGGACATCCGTGTCCTGCTGTTTTACCTTATGACAGCGGTCTGCTCAATGCCGTGGGATTATCAAATCCCGGTGTAGACGAGATGGTGAAGGAAATCAGAAAACTCCGGGATCATTCAGGTACGTCCGGCATATTTGCCTCGGTTTTCGGGAGGACCCATGAAGAATTTGGCGAGGTGACCCGGCAGGCTGTAGAATCTGAACCGGACCTTATTGAAGTAAATGTTTCGTGTCCGAATGTCTCATCGGAATTTGGTTCTCCCTTTGCTGCCAGCGAGAGGGATGTTGAGAAAATTACCCGGATTGTGAAAAAAGCGGCAGGTAAAATTCCTGTGAGTATAAAACTGACAATTCATTGTCCATCTCTGATTAAAATGGCGAGAATCTGTGAAGAAAATGGGGCGGATGCCATTACGGCTATCAATACAGTGGGTCCCGGTATGCTGATTGATACGGGTGTGATGAAGCCGGTTCTGGCCAATAAAGTGGGAGGTGTTTCAGGTCCTGCCATTTTTCCCCTGGCCCTGAAAGCTGTGTATGAAATTTGTGGAAATACAGCCCTGCCTGTTATAGGGACAGGAGGTGTGAGAACTGCTGATCAGGCGGTGCAGATGATTATGGCCGGTGCAAGTATGGTCAGTATTGGATCGGCGGTTTATTACGGGGATATTGAAATTTTCAGTCGGATAAACCGTGGGATTTATACGTGGATAGAGGAAAGAAACATCAAAGATTTAAAGTCGATCAGAGGAGTAGTGCATGAGTGA
- a CDS encoding aspartate carbamoyltransferase regulatory subunit, with translation MSDKKIQMIPKIRSGIVIDHIPAGDGVHILEILERDPALKNVPITFGMNYQSNKLGAKDMLKIKKDDLCERTIQHISLVSPGVTIKRIRNFEVVEKVSVQPPKEIVNLLRCLNPGCITQNEPGLKTRFILTDPRNNLVTCVYCEREFSIHELSPII, from the coding sequence ATGAGTGACAAAAAAATTCAGATGATTCCCAAAATCCGTAGCGGAATTGTGATTGATCATATTCCGGCCGGCGATGGAGTTCATATCCTGGAAATACTGGAACGGGATCCGGCATTGAAAAACGTCCCTATTACTTTTGGGATGAACTACCAAAGCAACAAACTGGGCGCCAAAGATATGCTGAAAATTAAAAAAGATGATCTGTGTGAACGAACCATACAGCATATTTCTCTTGTATCTCCCGGCGTTACCATTAAACGGATTCGAAATTTCGAGGTGGTCGAAAAGGTTTCCGTTCAGCCGCCCAAAGAGATAGTGAATCTCCTCAGGTGTCTGAATCCCGGGTGTATTACCCAAAATGAGCCGGGACTGAAAACCCGGTTTATCCTGACGGATCCCAGGAATAATCTGGTGACTTGTGTTTATTGTGAACGGGAGTTTTCCATCCACGAATTATCTCCCATTATTTGA
- the pyrB gene encoding aspartate carbamoyltransferase — MKRDLISMHDLKAEDIQVYLDTAARVETISLKDRFQLLQGKIMASLFFEASTRTRLSFEAAMYRLGGNVIGFAEQAATSVSKGESFSDTIHTVESYSDVIVIRHPKEGTSRHAAQISYLPVINAGDGTNQHPTQTLLDLYTIIKNFKKIEGLRIAFVGDLKYSRTVHSLLQALIKFRVNEFMLVSPESLRLPEYLKRVKTDFPVTFVETKNLEDAIPYADIIYMTRIQRERFPDQIEYEKVKDAFCLNAGMLKNAPEQLKVLHPLPRVNEIAPDVDETPHAEYFCQVKNGLIMRQAILLNVFEVKI, encoded by the coding sequence ATGAAACGTGATCTTATATCCATGCATGATCTGAAGGCTGAGGATATTCAGGTCTACCTGGATACTGCCGCCCGGGTCGAAACGATTTCTCTGAAAGACAGGTTTCAGCTTCTTCAGGGAAAAATTATGGCTTCCCTCTTTTTTGAAGCCAGCACCCGGACCCGCCTGAGTTTTGAGGCAGCCATGTACCGGCTTGGAGGGAATGTCATTGGTTTTGCCGAACAGGCCGCCACCTCCGTTTCAAAGGGGGAATCCTTTTCGGATACGATTCATACGGTGGAAAGCTACTCGGATGTCATTGTGATCCGCCATCCCAAGGAGGGCACATCCCGTCATGCCGCCCAAATCAGCTATCTGCCCGTCATCAATGCCGGAGACGGTACAAATCAGCATCCTACACAAACCCTGCTGGATCTCTATACGATTATTAAAAATTTCAAGAAAATTGAAGGACTCCGTATCGCTTTTGTGGGGGATTTGAAATACTCCCGGACCGTCCACTCTCTGCTTCAGGCCCTGATCAAATTCCGGGTCAATGAATTTATGCTTGTATCGCCTGAATCCCTGCGGCTTCCCGAATATCTGAAACGGGTGAAAACGGATTTTCCCGTCACATTTGTGGAAACGAAGAATCTGGAGGATGCCATCCCCTATGCGGATATTATTTACATGACCCGGATCCAGCGGGAACGGTTTCCGGATCAGATTGAATATGAAAAGGTCAAAGATGCATTTTGCCTGAACGCCGGTATGCTGAAAAATGCCCCTGAACAACTCAAGGTCCTTCATCCCCTGCCCCGTGTAAATGAAATTGCACCGGATGTGGATGAAACACCGCACGCAGAATATTTTTGTCAGGTAAAAAACGGACTGATCATGCGGCAGGCCATTCTTTTAAATGTCTTTGAGGTGAAAATATGA
- a CDS encoding orotidine 5'-phosphate decarboxylase: MDKNIKIIPALDLTDLDKLETLIRAVDDHPVIYGYKLGFSLGLTYGLPRVCKLIRKHTNKPLIYDHQKAATDIPATGKLFADVMKSSGIDEVIIFPQAGPDTLKAWAGALKEEELKVIVGGIMTHPAYLESEGGFIRDTAAADIYRLAFEENVRDFVIPLTKPFETERIYKEAGLDDGCTFYSPGFGSQGGNPADFPFIRNHYLIIGRSLLKAENPVLYLDEVSKKINNTSGDA, translated from the coding sequence ATGGATAAAAATATAAAAATCATTCCCGCACTGGATTTGACCGATCTGGATAAGCTGGAAACCCTGATCCGGGCAGTGGATGATCATCCTGTCATTTATGGGTATAAGCTGGGTTTTTCACTTGGACTCACATACGGTTTACCCCGGGTGTGTAAACTGATCCGGAAGCATACGAACAAGCCCTTGATATATGATCACCAAAAAGCGGCCACGGATATTCCTGCAACGGGCAAACTCTTTGCCGATGTTATGAAATCTTCCGGAATCGACGAGGTGATCATTTTTCCACAGGCAGGCCCCGATACTCTGAAAGCCTGGGCCGGGGCTTTGAAAGAGGAAGAGTTAAAGGTGATCGTCGGCGGTATTATGACCCATCCGGCTTATCTGGAGTCGGAGGGAGGATTCATTCGCGACACGGCAGCTGCAGATATCTACAGACTGGCTTTCGAAGAGAATGTCCGTGATTTTGTGATACCCCTTACCAAGCCGTTTGAAACGGAAAGAATCTACAAAGAAGCCGGGCTGGATGATGGTTGCACTTTTTATTCGCCGGGGTTTGGAAGCCAGGGCGGTAATCCGGCTGATTTTCCCTTTATCCGGAATCATTACCTCATCATCGGCAGATCTCTGTTGAAGGCAGAGAATCCGGTCCTTTATCTGGATGAAGTATCAAAAAAAATTAATAATACATCGGGGGACGCATGA
- the pyrE gene encoding orotate phosphoribosyltransferase — protein sequence MLSPAKCQFIECLIQEGVLKFGSFTLKSGMESPFFLNLGNIASAKALDLTGKAFAEMISECFPEASHIYGPPYKGISLATATVMKHPDRRLAMFYNRKEMKTHGEKGMFVGHTPEKESTVIMVDDVMTTGGTKLEAMVLIERTFGVKVAGVVVAADRRRKGEITEFPVPLKSLIDLPDLIEYMKTRNPSMADVLNTFYHGESNG from the coding sequence GTGCTTTCACCGGCTAAATGTCAGTTTATTGAATGCCTGATACAGGAAGGTGTTCTGAAATTCGGAAGCTTCACGTTGAAATCGGGGATGGAGTCTCCGTTTTTTTTAAACCTTGGAAATATTGCTTCGGCGAAAGCCCTGGACTTGACGGGAAAGGCATTTGCCGAAATGATTTCCGAATGTTTCCCTGAAGCGTCCCACATATACGGACCGCCATATAAAGGCATATCCCTGGCAACGGCTACGGTGATGAAGCATCCTGACCGGCGCCTGGCCATGTTTTACAACCGGAAAGAGATGAAAACTCATGGGGAAAAGGGGATGTTTGTGGGACATACACCGGAAAAAGAGAGTACTGTGATTATGGTAGATGATGTGATGACAACAGGAGGGACCAAGCTGGAGGCCATGGTACTGATTGAACGGACATTTGGCGTGAAAGTCGCCGGCGTTGTGGTGGCGGCAGACCGGCGAAGGAAAGGAGAAATCACTGAATTTCCCGTGCCCTTGAAATCTCTGATTGATCTTCCCGATTTGATTGAGTATATGAAAACCAGGAATCCGTCCATGGCGGACGTGTTGAACACCTTTTATCATGGAGAAAGCAATGGATAA
- a CDS encoding dihydroorotase family protein: protein MMKTLLLKNGSVLHPDGRIEREDLLIDKGKIRTIGRIELCPEMDVLDAAGGLILPGMIDPHVHFREPGFLAKEGIENGSRAAVKGGVTTVFDMPNTDPPCDTPEAFEAKERLFKEKSLVNWGLHFMATPDMRDIPERAASAKIFMARSSSRSAWNRKDVLLSIFRKARRVTIHAEDESCFTCASQHHLRRPRKAIRTALETIRRVLMLLPEKERPRVVICHASTLEDVQWLADMKAKGVDVWGETAPHYLWFTREDEQQYGARYQVNPPLRDVADRDAVRQGIRDGIVDFIGTDHAPHTPAEKRSDNPPSGIPGIEWAVPAILELAEQNLLSRSRITRLISSGAAACYGIAGYHGIRRGSVADLIVLKKGERAEPVITKAGYNPYERIPLTYLVDTVLIQGKVVFLNKDFVTRNKGKEIIGAFTG, encoded by the coding sequence ATGATGAAGACACTCCTGCTGAAAAACGGATCAGTCTTACATCCCGACGGCCGGATTGAGCGGGAAGATTTGCTGATTGATAAGGGAAAAATCCGTACAATCGGACGGATTGAACTTTGTCCGGAGATGGATGTGCTGGATGCCGCGGGAGGATTGATCCTGCCCGGAATGATCGATCCCCATGTCCATTTTCGTGAACCGGGTTTTCTTGCCAAGGAAGGCATTGAAAACGGTTCGCGGGCAGCTGTCAAGGGAGGTGTGACGACTGTTTTCGATATGCCGAATACCGATCCTCCTTGTGATACGCCGGAAGCCTTTGAAGCAAAAGAGCGTCTGTTTAAAGAGAAATCCCTGGTAAACTGGGGACTCCATTTCATGGCGACGCCGGACATGCGGGACATTCCCGAAAGGGCTGCTTCAGCAAAAATATTTATGGCCAGATCATCCTCCCGTTCCGCCTGGAACCGGAAAGACGTCTTATTGTCGATTTTTAGGAAAGCCCGGCGGGTGACGATCCATGCTGAAGATGAAAGCTGTTTTACCTGTGCATCCCAACACCATCTCCGGCGCCCCAGAAAGGCAATCCGGACGGCATTGGAAACCATTCGGCGGGTTCTCATGCTTCTACCGGAAAAAGAACGCCCCCGGGTGGTTATCTGCCATGCATCCACCCTGGAAGATGTCCAATGGCTGGCGGATATGAAGGCAAAAGGTGTTGACGTTTGGGGTGAAACGGCGCCTCATTACCTGTGGTTTACCCGGGAGGATGAGCAACAATACGGTGCAAGGTATCAGGTGAATCCTCCTTTACGGGATGTGGCGGACCGCGATGCTGTACGGCAGGGCATTCGGGACGGTATAGTAGATTTTATCGGGACGGATCATGCCCCTCATACACCTGCCGAAAAAAGGAGTGATAATCCTCCCTCAGGCATTCCGGGCATAGAGTGGGCCGTCCCCGCCATATTGGAACTGGCAGAACAAAACCTGCTGTCCCGGTCCCGGATAACCCGGCTCATCTCTTCAGGCGCCGCCGCATGTTATGGAATAGCCGGATATCATGGTATCCGTCGGGGTTCTGTTGCCGATCTGATCGTCCTGAAAAAAGGAGAGAGAGCTGAGCCTGTGATTACCAAAGCGGGATACAACCCCTATGAACGCATCCCCCTGACGTATCTCGTTGATACCGTGTTGATTCAGGGGAAGGTGGTTTTTTTAAATAAGGATTTTGTGACACGCAATAAAGGAAAGGAGATTATTGGTGCTTTCACCGGCTAA
- the purF gene encoding amidophosphoribosyltransferase, which translates to MCGIIGITGHEDISAELINGLTVIQHRGQDAAGIVTLNSRFRMKKGQGHVSRVFRNFDPEAFRGKCGLGHVRYATMGSTLEVDAQPIAVNYPYGLAMVHNGNVINFQELRRRLYEDNMRLLDTSNDVALILYTFAAQLEKKDLKHLEVNDLFDVVSEVQDLVKGAYSALTIIANKGLLAFTDPYGIRPLVMGRKLTDQGVVYAFASETTVFDFLEYEMMRDLQPGEAVFIDKEMNVHSKILKQEKQAFCVFEYIYFAREDSVFHKRLVASERVKMGKKLAKTFQESGIDPDIIIDVPNSAYFFASGLAEEVHVPYRRGLAKNRFVGRSFITPTQKERENVVKQKLNPIKDIIKGRKVAVVDDSIVRGTTSRHIIHLLREYGAAKVFFVSASPPIKFPCIYGIDMSVRKEMVASHYNNNEEIARVIGADAVVYQKLEDLQELYHDLPICDACFSGHYPTGITKEILDHIEQEKIGSDRN; encoded by the coding sequence ATGTGTGGTATTATTGGAATTACAGGTCATGAGGATATTTCTGCAGAGCTGATTAACGGATTGACGGTGATTCAGCACCGCGGACAGGATGCGGCCGGTATCGTGACGTTGAACAGTCGTTTCCGGATGAAAAAGGGACAGGGACACGTTAGCCGGGTTTTCAGGAATTTCGATCCGGAAGCCTTTCGGGGGAAATGTGGTTTGGGACACGTGCGTTATGCAACCATGGGATCCACTCTGGAGGTGGACGCCCAGCCTATTGCCGTGAATTACCCCTACGGACTGGCAATGGTTCACAATGGGAATGTGATCAATTTTCAGGAGCTGAGACGGCGGCTCTATGAGGACAATATGCGCCTTCTCGATACGTCCAATGATGTAGCCCTGATTCTTTACACATTTGCCGCCCAGCTTGAAAAGAAAGATCTGAAACATTTAGAGGTCAATGATCTCTTCGATGTGGTATCAGAAGTCCAGGATTTGGTCAAAGGGGCTTATTCTGCTCTGACGATTATTGCCAACAAAGGGCTTCTGGCCTTTACGGATCCTTACGGTATCCGGCCGCTGGTGATGGGACGAAAACTCACAGACCAGGGGGTGGTGTATGCCTTTGCATCTGAAACGACTGTTTTTGATTTTCTGGAATATGAAATGATGCGGGATTTACAACCGGGCGAAGCGGTTTTTATTGATAAGGAGATGAATGTCCATTCCAAAATTCTCAAACAGGAAAAACAGGCATTCTGCGTATTTGAATATATTTATTTTGCCCGGGAGGATTCGGTATTTCATAAACGCCTGGTGGCCAGTGAGCGGGTGAAAATGGGCAAAAAGCTGGCAAAAACCTTTCAGGAATCAGGTATCGATCCCGATATTATTATTGATGTTCCCAATTCGGCCTACTTTTTTGCATCCGGACTGGCGGAAGAGGTCCATGTACCCTATCGGCGTGGTTTGGCGAAGAACCGTTTTGTGGGACGGAGTTTTATTACGCCCACTCAAAAAGAGCGGGAAAATGTGGTGAAACAGAAGCTGAATCCCATCAAAGATATCATCAAAGGCCGGAAAGTCGCAGTGGTGGATGACTCCATCGTCCGGGGGACCACATCACGTCATATCATTCACCTGTTACGGGAATATGGCGCGGCGAAGGTTTTCTTTGTTTCGGCCTCGCCGCCGATCAAATTCCCCTGTATTTACGGCATTGATATGTCCGTCCGGAAAGAAATGGTGGCTTCCCATTACAATAACAACGAGGAAATCGCCCGGGTGATCGGGGCGGATGCCGTGGTGTACCAAAAGCTGGAAGATTTGCAGGAACTTTACCACGATTTGCCTATATGCGATGCGTGTTTTTCCGGTCATTACCCGACGGGCATCACAAAAGAAATCCTGGATCACATCGAACAGGAAAAAATCGGATCGGACAGGAATTAA
- the purN gene encoding phosphoribosylglycinamide formyltransferase: MTARLAILISGRGSNMAAILKECREGILKGLCEVVLVISNKDSATGLETARKAGIPAVCVSSKGKKRREFEVELIESLEPYKPDYIILAGFMRILTPFFIHRYRNRILNIHPADTARFQGIGGYEWAFEKGLKETKITVHLIDDGVDTGPVLAQRTVDLRGAETLEEVEKRGLAVERAFYSEVIRDVLTGKIHIQEIQS, encoded by the coding sequence ATGACGGCCCGGCTGGCGATTCTCATCAGCGGAAGGGGATCCAACATGGCGGCAATCCTGAAGGAGTGTCGGGAAGGAATCCTGAAAGGACTGTGTGAGGTGGTGCTTGTGATTTCAAACAAGGACTCGGCAACAGGACTTGAAACAGCCCGGAAAGCCGGCATACCGGCAGTCTGCGTGTCCTCAAAAGGGAAAAAACGCCGGGAATTCGAAGTGGAACTGATTGAAAGCCTGGAACCATACAAACCCGATTATATCATTCTGGCAGGTTTTATGCGGATTTTGACGCCTTTTTTTATCCATCGATACCGAAACCGGATTTTGAATATCCATCCTGCCGATACGGCACGGTTTCAGGGCATCGGAGGGTATGAATGGGCTTTTGAAAAAGGACTCAAAGAGACGAAAATCACCGTGCATCTTATCGATGACGGTGTGGATACCGGACCCGTACTGGCCCAAAGAACGGTGGATCTGCGCGGTGCAGAGACTCTGGAAGAGGTGGAAAAGCGAGGGCTTGCTGTTGAGCGAGCTTTTTACAGCGAAGTAATCCGGGATGTGCTGACAGGAAAAATTCATATACAGGAGATACAATCATAA
- the purD gene encoding phosphoribosylamine--glycine ligase, with protein sequence MTKIAILGSGGREHALAWKLGLDVGEENIFVIPGNGGTPNNRLLDPMDFRALKTFCESERIDWLVVGPEDPLAQGIHDAFQGSFTRVFGPSGAAAQLEASKIYSKQFMKKYGVATARCLYASAEKETRDFIRSLKGQVVVKYDGLAAGKGVTVCNSESDALEAIAALKKKYGKNATYLLEERLNGREMSVIGMTDGQTIRLFLSSQDHKQAFEGDKGPNTGGMGAYCPVPWYTPAMAEAVRKNIIEPTMQGIREEGFEYRGVIYFGIMMTPEGPKVLEYNVRFGDPETEVILPALKSSLAELIDGALSGRLDTVHPQFYRDTFIDVVLASGGYPGTYQKGYEITGLDTLSAGTLLFHAGTRQEGGRLLTNGGRVLNVVARGKNLQEAIEKVYPEVDKIHFQDKYLRRDIGRREGNV encoded by the coding sequence ATGACAAAAATCGCTATTCTCGGGTCCGGCGGACGGGAACACGCCTTGGCCTGGAAACTGGGACTCGATGTGGGAGAGGAGAATATCTTCGTAATACCCGGAAACGGGGGGACTCCGAACAATCGTCTCCTTGATCCCATGGATTTTAGAGCCCTTAAGACATTTTGTGAATCCGAAAGAATTGATTGGCTGGTTGTTGGTCCGGAAGATCCTCTGGCTCAGGGAATTCATGATGCTTTTCAGGGATCGTTCACCCGTGTTTTTGGTCCGTCCGGGGCGGCGGCACAACTGGAAGCTTCAAAGATTTATTCCAAACAATTCATGAAAAAATACGGAGTGGCCACTGCCCGCTGCCTTTATGCTTCAGCGGAAAAAGAAACCCGGGATTTTATCCGGTCTTTGAAGGGACAGGTTGTAGTGAAATATGACGGACTGGCAGCCGGAAAGGGTGTGACGGTGTGTAACTCGGAATCAGATGCCCTGGAAGCTATAGCCGCTTTGAAAAAGAAATATGGAAAGAATGCCACATATCTGCTGGAGGAACGGTTAAACGGGCGGGAGATGTCCGTCATAGGTATGACTGATGGTCAAACCATCCGCCTGTTCTTATCTTCTCAGGATCACAAACAGGCTTTCGAAGGGGATAAGGGTCCCAATACCGGCGGCATGGGAGCTTATTGTCCCGTCCCATGGTATACTCCGGCCATGGCTGAAGCAGTCCGGAAGAATATCATAGAACCCACCATGCAGGGAATCCGCGAAGAAGGCTTCGAGTACAGGGGAGTCATCTATTTTGGCATCATGATGACACCTGAAGGACCGAAGGTGTTGGAATACAACGTTCGTTTTGGCGATCCTGAAACGGAGGTCATTTTGCCCGCATTAAAATCCTCCCTGGCCGAACTGATCGATGGGGCTTTATCAGGCAGGCTGGATACTGTACATCCTCAATTTTACCGGGATACTTTTATTGATGTGGTCCTGGCTTCGGGGGGATATCCCGGCACTTATCAGAAAGGGTATGAAATCACCGGGTTGGACACATTGTCTGCCGGAACCCTCCTTTTTCATGCGGGAACCCGGCAGGAGGGAGGCAGGCTGCTCACAAACGGCGGCCGGGTATTGAATGTGGTGGCACGGGGTAAAAATCTGCAGGAAGCCATTGAAAAGGTCTATCCGGAAGTGGATAAAATCCATTTTCAGGATAAATATTTGCGCCGTGACATCGGTCGGCGGGAGGGGAATGTATGA